A genome region from Geobacter pickeringii includes the following:
- a CDS encoding tetratricopeptide repeat protein, whose translation MIERTKTIIANAAVIAVISLVLIGANTWWRQRTQFQRGEAFLAKRDYLAAVAGYEASIHMYTPGSPTVEAAAQRLWEIGELMERAGDIDRALISFRALRSSFYAAKWLLQPGEKWIARCDLKIAGLLQRQGYATAPAR comes from the coding sequence ATGATCGAACGAACCAAAACCATCATTGCCAACGCGGCGGTCATTGCCGTCATTTCCCTCGTCCTCATCGGCGCAAACACCTGGTGGCGCCAGCGGACCCAGTTTCAGCGGGGTGAGGCCTTCCTGGCGAAGCGGGACTACCTGGCGGCCGTGGCCGGCTATGAGGCGTCGATCCACATGTACACCCCCGGCAGCCCCACGGTGGAGGCGGCGGCCCAACGGCTGTGGGAGATCGGCGAACTCATGGAGCGGGCAGGGGACATTGACCGGGCGCTGATCTCGTTCCGGGCCCTGCGCAGCTCGTTCTACGCGGCCAAGTGGCTCCTGCAGCCGGGGGAGAAGTGGATCGCCCGCTGCGACCTGAAGATCGCGGGGCTCCTGCAGCGGCAGGGGTACGCAACGGCCCCGGCCAGGTGA
- a CDS encoding DUF1904 family protein encodes MPYLRFKGFDEGFLRERLTLLVEEFSRVAAVPQEVVKVEALSVTRITETPRSVEIFMFPRPQEKHDAIAATLHALLSHFDYRNVHIFFVLLAPSLYYRDGEPLKSVSWLP; translated from the coding sequence ATGCCGTATCTGAGGTTCAAGGGATTCGACGAAGGGTTTTTGCGAGAGCGGCTTACGCTGCTTGTGGAGGAGTTTTCCCGCGTGGCCGCCGTGCCGCAGGAGGTGGTGAAGGTCGAGGCGCTCAGCGTCACCCGCATTACGGAGACGCCCCGCTCGGTGGAGATCTTCATGTTCCCGCGACCGCAGGAGAAGCATGACGCCATCGCGGCCACTCTCCATGCGCTGCTCAGTCATTTCGATTACCGCAACGTCCACATCTTCTTCGTGCTGCTTGCCCCATCCCTCTACTACAGGGACGGAGAGCCGCTCAAGAGCGTAAGCTGGCTCCCCTGA
- a CDS encoding MarR family winged helix-turn-helix transcriptional regulator, whose protein sequence is MNKFDDAISRGNLLYRLGLLTRHWRQVLDAEFQAAGLTDATWRPLLHLNLLGDGTRQKDLAASVGIEGPSLVRLLDTLVAKGLMERSEDARDRRAKLLRLTPAGCAIVERIKETVVTLENELLSPFSDGEIAQVSEFILRLETTVRDARRRCRR, encoded by the coding sequence ATGAACAAATTTGATGATGCAATCAGCCGTGGCAATCTCCTCTACCGTCTGGGGCTCCTGACCCGTCACTGGCGCCAGGTGCTGGACGCCGAGTTCCAGGCCGCCGGCCTGACGGATGCCACCTGGCGTCCCCTGCTGCACCTCAATCTGCTGGGGGATGGGACCCGCCAGAAGGATCTGGCGGCGTCCGTCGGTATCGAGGGACCTTCCCTGGTCCGTCTCCTCGACACCCTGGTCGCCAAGGGGCTGATGGAGCGGTCGGAAGATGCCCGGGACCGCCGGGCGAAACTGCTCCGTCTGACCCCCGCGGGGTGCGCCATCGTCGAGCGGATCAAGGAGACGGTGGTCACCCTCGAAAACGAGCTGCTCAGCCCGTTCAGCGACGGAGAGATCGCCCAGGTGTCGGAATTCATCCTGCGCCTCGAAACCACGGTACGGGACGCCCGTCGGCGGTGCCGGCGGTGA
- a CDS encoding DUF1318 domain-containing protein, whose product MTRRILKGGVAALCGLLAACAIITVNVYFPEKAVKEAYKSLDEMLLKRGEEKPAAEPKPAEEPKGEGAKPQSRLFDELPSLSLVPEACAADNYADDLAVELSSMPDVLKAYDEMSSRLPRLRALFEGGVVGVNSQGLIEVRDKGKVPPADEALVKAENASRKVVVTGMAKAILKLNKQKESKAAINQVLPKAAATYAEIKREEAKPGWWMQLQNGRWVQK is encoded by the coding sequence ATGACGCGAAGGATTCTGAAGGGGGGCGTCGCCGCCCTGTGCGGGCTGCTTGCCGCCTGTGCCATCATTACGGTCAACGTCTATTTCCCCGAAAAGGCGGTGAAGGAGGCCTACAAGTCCCTCGACGAGATGCTCCTGAAACGAGGGGAGGAGAAACCGGCCGCAGAGCCGAAGCCTGCTGAGGAGCCGAAGGGGGAAGGGGCCAAGCCCCAGAGCCGGCTCTTCGATGAGCTCCCGTCCCTTTCACTGGTCCCCGAGGCGTGCGCCGCCGACAATTACGCCGACGATCTGGCGGTGGAGCTCTCCAGCATGCCCGACGTGCTCAAGGCCTACGACGAGATGAGCTCCCGGCTGCCGCGGCTGCGCGCCCTGTTCGAGGGGGGGGTGGTGGGGGTGAACAGCCAGGGGCTCATCGAGGTGCGGGACAAGGGGAAGGTGCCCCCGGCAGACGAAGCCCTCGTCAAGGCGGAGAATGCCAGCCGCAAGGTCGTCGTCACCGGCATGGCGAAGGCGATCCTCAAGCTCAACAAACAGAAGGAGAGCAAGGCAGCCATCAATCAGGTGCTCCCCAAGGCGGCGGCCACCTACGCGGAGATCAAGCGCGAAGAGGCGAAGCCGGGGTGGTGGATGCAGCTGCAGAACGGCCGGTGGGTGCAGAAGTAG
- a CDS encoding MATE family efflux transporter codes for MRGRRFTGRDARRRSKRVSIRRNVMNLSLPVLLSSLFQRLVAIVDIFLVGGLGAAAIAATGLGQLLVFVTMTVFWGLATGTTVVIAHLWGAGQRREARRAAFAATLACAVMTVLASALGWAFGEHLAAFLGARHEVLALATGYIKLVFLYLAFTTGLNILSAIMHGTGDTRTPMTAILLVNVLHVAIAWPLIYGRLGLPRLGVTGAAFAINASEAVGFLYLLAQALRRRYLRAGRPDGELFRRIWRVGWPVALERIAHQGGQLFYSKFIIGFGTAAYAAHQIGVSIESLSFMPGAGMGIAAATLMGQALGARKIRRARVSHGEALRLAVIVMGGMALLFIALPGPLIGFFTRDPAVIERGIVFLRLVAFAQVPLALSFVYAGSLRGAGDTFYVFLVTLGVMWGVRVFLSWIAADWLHLTLYAVWGVFVIDWYVRAAAFWWRYRRRDLHGVTI; via the coding sequence ATGAGGGGACGAAGGTTTACGGGGAGAGACGCCCGGAGGCGATCCAAGCGCGTCTCCATCCGGCGCAACGTCATGAACCTGTCACTCCCGGTCCTCCTCTCGTCGCTCTTCCAGCGGCTCGTCGCCATCGTCGACATCTTTCTCGTGGGAGGGCTCGGGGCCGCTGCCATCGCCGCCACCGGCCTCGGGCAGCTCCTCGTCTTCGTGACGATGACCGTCTTCTGGGGGCTTGCCACCGGCACCACCGTGGTCATCGCCCACCTCTGGGGCGCGGGGCAGCGGCGGGAGGCCCGCCGGGCGGCCTTCGCGGCCACCCTCGCCTGTGCCGTCATGACGGTGCTCGCCTCGGCCCTCGGCTGGGCTTTCGGCGAGCACCTCGCCGCCTTCCTGGGGGCCCGCCACGAGGTGCTCGCCCTCGCCACCGGTTACATCAAACTCGTCTTTCTCTACCTCGCCTTCACCACCGGGCTCAACATCCTCTCGGCCATCATGCACGGCACCGGCGACACCCGGACGCCGATGACGGCGATCCTTCTCGTGAACGTCCTCCACGTGGCCATCGCCTGGCCCCTCATCTACGGCCGGCTCGGTCTCCCGCGCCTCGGCGTGACCGGCGCCGCCTTCGCCATCAATGCTTCCGAGGCGGTCGGCTTCCTCTACCTCCTCGCCCAGGCGCTGCGGCGGAGGTATCTCCGCGCCGGCAGGCCGGACGGAGAGCTCTTCCGCCGGATCTGGCGGGTCGGGTGGCCCGTGGCCCTGGAGCGGATCGCCCACCAGGGGGGGCAACTCTTCTACTCCAAGTTCATCATCGGGTTCGGCACCGCCGCCTACGCGGCGCACCAGATCGGAGTCTCCATCGAGTCCCTCTCCTTCATGCCGGGGGCCGGCATGGGGATCGCCGCGGCCACCCTCATGGGGCAGGCCCTGGGGGCCCGGAAGATCCGGCGCGCCAGAGTGAGCCACGGGGAAGCCCTGCGGCTCGCCGTCATCGTCATGGGGGGGATGGCGCTCCTCTTCATCGCCTTGCCGGGGCCGCTCATCGGTTTTTTCACCCGCGATCCGGCGGTCATCGAACGGGGGATCGTCTTCCTGCGGCTCGTCGCCTTTGCCCAGGTGCCGCTGGCCCTCTCCTTCGTCTACGCCGGGAGCCTCCGGGGGGCCGGCGACACCTTCTACGTCTTTCTCGTGACCCTCGGCGTCATGTGGGGGGTGCGGGTCTTCCTCTCCTGGATCGCCGCCGACTGGCTCCATCTCACCCTCTACGCCGTCTGGGGAGTCTTCGTCATCGACTGGTACGTCCGTGCCGCTGCCTTCTGGTGGCGGTACCGCCGGCGGGACCTCCACGGGGTAACCATCTAA
- a CDS encoding DUF748 domain-containing protein yields the protein MRWLALGALVLVAGGAALALYLSTPLAAQQLSRLLTRSLRLPVAIAAVEPRPGGVVLRGLRIGNPEGFPAVPLATADTVTIAPRWLALLGGGRDFRRIEVDGVRVLLARNRSGEWNAAALRKRGGERKPAAELTIGELAVRNGAVAVEGRGVTGINLRLRDFSTRGNTGSQLELAFADAGGSRFRLTGSLRPGPAPDLDLTLLAPAVALTPYGTMLKTRGVSLAGGTGSVRLAVRYTGGLLQGTGDAEVRDLLITTSAGRLSPFTGRVSLAARYEPARDTGVVESLRVELADTVRLRATATVNRLRTGRQFAADIAVGDIDLGRLSLLLPAAMRRDAEVGGVLGGGRVHVAGDARRVSELSGGVTLRDGAFSRGKRPFFHGLTGSAALAPRDGGWGVRGMLSLPRQGESSPLERLDLPFSLSLSERLALRGGEAAPLAARIFGLPVTGGLSYRPTDPRPLSLSLMVPAASLAALAPHLAPFGIRPAGGSAILALRVTGRNARELEGEISGVGRAVSGEARGREVAFHEGVLRTRFAWAGGRLDASGECRVGGARLDGRPGEARFGWHLVGRTVTLTDGLFRLAGTTVVPGRLSLAVGYAEGLPAARRYPLVFDLAEGTVKSGAGEAAGLAASFRGYVNVMPGERWIEGSGAASARAVTLRAAPLGAPSARFSLGRGTAVADLGGSVAGGALSGRLTLDPRNPGEGGAFTLGLREGDLATLAPLLSGTAAVLPTGGRVTVAAEGTFVPATGATCRLEVGARGVALAGSGGKSVLNGGGVALSAAIAGEKATIREATVSLGEGVALRLRGSVDHAWSPRREGELSFSLPRTTVSGIVDPLVNALPRAIQEATIGGAVAARGTVAITGSSARAEGAVTFDGASLDVASQRFTVSGIGGTVPFSLLLGPAAPRRTPTAHSFTKENYPDLLERMRKAPSGGESLTIGSVRFGSLELGETVLHLRAAQGVTEVVSLRSSLYEGALLGTGFVAVQGGLAYGADILVNDLSLRRLCDAFPKIKGYASGRIDGVVSLYGEGQGVAGLVGFTDLWARESRQEQMLLSKEFLQRLAGKKLRGFFFRDDRSYDTGEVSAYLEGGYLTFTTLDVSHTNFLGVRDLSVSVAPIQNRIALEHLFGAIREAAARGKAVRADEPPAEAAPPQTEFQWQE from the coding sequence GTGCGATGGCTGGCCCTGGGCGCCCTTGTGCTCGTCGCGGGGGGCGCTGCCCTGGCACTCTATCTCTCGACCCCGCTGGCCGCGCAGCAGCTTTCCCGTCTCCTCACCCGCTCCCTCCGCCTCCCCGTTGCCATCGCCGCCGTGGAACCCCGTCCGGGGGGGGTGGTGCTCCGTGGTCTGCGGATCGGCAACCCTGAAGGGTTCCCTGCCGTCCCCCTGGCAACGGCCGACACCGTCACCATCGCCCCGCGCTGGCTGGCGCTTTTGGGGGGAGGCCGCGATTTCCGGCGCATCGAGGTTGACGGGGTGCGGGTACTGCTTGCGCGAAACCGTTCGGGTGAGTGGAACGCAGCGGCGCTCCGGAAGCGGGGGGGGGAGCGAAAGCCGGCGGCGGAGCTCACGATCGGCGAACTGGCGGTGCGCAATGGCGCCGTGGCGGTGGAGGGACGCGGCGTAACCGGCATCAACCTGCGGCTGCGGGATTTCTCGACGCGGGGGAACACCGGTTCGCAACTGGAGCTTGCCTTTGCCGACGCGGGAGGGAGCCGGTTCCGGCTCACGGGGAGTCTCCGTCCCGGTCCCGCCCCCGATCTCGATCTGACGCTTCTGGCACCGGCCGTCGCCCTCACACCCTACGGCACGATGCTGAAGACCCGGGGAGTCTCCCTGGCGGGAGGGACGGGAAGCGTGCGGCTTGCGGTGCGGTACACCGGCGGTCTTCTGCAGGGAACGGGCGATGCCGAGGTGCGGGATCTCCTCATCACGACGTCCGCCGGCCGGCTTTCGCCCTTCACCGGCCGGGTATCGCTGGCGGCGCGCTATGAGCCGGCGCGGGACACAGGGGTGGTGGAATCGCTCCGGGTGGAGCTTGCCGACACAGTCCGGCTGCGGGCGACGGCTACGGTGAACCGGCTTCGCACCGGCCGGCAGTTCGCCGCCGACATCGCCGTCGGTGACATCGACCTGGGGCGCCTCTCCCTCCTATTGCCGGCGGCGATGCGGCGCGATGCCGAGGTGGGAGGAGTTCTCGGCGGGGGGCGCGTTCACGTGGCGGGGGATGCCCGGAGGGTGTCGGAGCTGTCCGGCGGGGTCACGCTTCGCGACGGTGCCTTCTCCCGCGGAAAGCGCCCCTTCTTCCACGGGCTGACGGGGAGCGCCGCCCTTGCCCCCCGCGACGGCGGGTGGGGGGTGCGGGGGATGCTCTCCCTGCCGCGCCAGGGAGAGAGCTCTCCCCTGGAGCGTCTCGACCTTCCCTTTTCGCTCTCCCTTTCGGAGCGCCTCGCCCTGCGGGGCGGGGAAGCTGCACCTCTGGCGGCGCGGATTTTCGGCCTTCCGGTGACCGGCGGGCTTTCGTATCGCCCCACCGATCCCCGTCCCCTCTCCTTGTCGCTGATGGTCCCGGCTGCTTCTCTGGCGGCGCTTGCCCCTCACCTCGCCCCCTTCGGCATCCGCCCCGCGGGAGGGAGTGCCATCCTCGCCCTCCGGGTGACGGGGCGCAATGCCCGGGAACTGGAAGGGGAGATTTCCGGAGTGGGTCGTGCTGTTTCGGGAGAGGCGCGGGGGCGGGAAGTCGCGTTTCATGAGGGGGTGCTCCGGACCCGGTTCGCCTGGGCGGGGGGGCGCCTGGACGCCTCCGGCGAGTGCCGGGTGGGGGGGGCGCGTCTCGATGGCCGTCCGGGGGAGGCCCGGTTCGGCTGGCATCTTGTCGGCCGGACCGTGACCCTGACTGATGGGCTGTTTCGCCTGGCCGGCACCACGGTGGTGCCGGGGCGCCTTTCGCTGGCGGTGGGGTATGCCGAGGGGCTCCCCGCGGCACGGCGCTATCCGCTGGTCTTCGATCTGGCGGAGGGGACGGTCAAAAGCGGCGCGGGGGAGGCTGCCGGCCTGGCCGCGTCGTTCCGCGGATACGTGAACGTCATGCCGGGAGAGCGGTGGATTGAGGGAAGCGGCGCCGCGTCGGCCCGGGCGGTTACGCTCCGTGCCGCTCCCCTCGGGGCGCCGTCGGCCCGGTTCAGCCTCGGGCGCGGGACAGCGGTGGCGGACCTGGGGGGGAGCGTTGCCGGCGGGGCATTGAGCGGCCGCCTGACGCTGGACCCCCGGAATCCCGGTGAGGGGGGAGCCTTTACCCTCGGACTCCGGGAGGGAGATCTGGCGACGCTGGCTCCCCTCCTCTCCGGCACGGCAGCCGTCCTCCCCACCGGGGGGCGCGTGACCGTCGCCGCGGAGGGGACATTCGTCCCGGCCACCGGCGCCACCTGCCGTCTTGAGGTCGGCGCCCGGGGCGTGGCGCTGGCGGGGTCAGGGGGTAAGAGCGTCCTGAACGGCGGGGGGGTGGCGCTCTCCGCTGCCATCGCCGGTGAGAAGGCGACCATCCGCGAGGCCACCGTTTCGCTGGGCGAAGGGGTCGCCCTCCGGCTCCGGGGGAGCGTGGACCATGCCTGGTCGCCCCGACGGGAGGGGGAGCTTTCCTTCTCCCTTCCCCGCACCACCGTCAGCGGCATCGTCGATCCCCTGGTCAATGCCCTCCCCCGCGCCATTCAGGAGGCGACCATCGGCGGCGCGGTGGCGGCCCGCGGCACCGTGGCGATCACGGGGAGTTCGGCCCGCGCCGAAGGAGCGGTCACGTTCGACGGCGCCTCCCTCGACGTGGCGTCGCAGCGGTTCACCGTCAGCGGCATCGGGGGGACGGTCCCCTTTTCCCTCCTCCTCGGTCCCGCCGCGCCGCGCCGCACCCCCACGGCCCACAGTTTCACGAAGGAAAACTATCCCGACCTCCTGGAGAGAATGCGGAAAGCCCCGTCCGGCGGCGAGTCGCTCACCATCGGCTCCGTCCGTTTCGGGTCGCTGGAGCTGGGGGAGACCGTGCTGCATCTGCGGGCCGCCCAGGGGGTCACGGAAGTCGTGTCGCTCCGGTCCTCGCTGTACGAGGGGGCACTCCTCGGCACGGGGTTCGTGGCGGTGCAGGGAGGGCTCGCCTATGGCGCCGACATCCTGGTGAACGATCTGAGCCTTCGCCGGCTCTGCGATGCCTTCCCCAAGATTAAGGGGTATGCGTCGGGGCGCATCGACGGGGTCGTGAGCCTCTATGGCGAGGGGCAGGGGGTGGCGGGACTCGTCGGGTTCACCGACCTCTGGGCCCGGGAGTCCCGGCAGGAGCAGATGCTCCTTTCCAAGGAGTTCCTCCAGCGGCTGGCCGGCAAGAAGCTGCGCGGTTTCTTCTTCCGCGACGACCGCTCCTACGACACCGGAGAGGTGAGCGCCTACCTGGAGGGGGGGTACCTCACCTTCACCACCCTCGATGTCTCCCATACCAATTTCCTGGGGGTGCGGGACCTGAGCGTGTCGGTGGCGCCGATCCAGAACCGGATCGCCCTGGAGCACCTCTTCGGCGCCATTCGGGAGGCGGCGGCCCGGGGGAAGGCGGTGCGGGCCGACGAGCCGCCGGCCGAGGCCGCTCCGCCCCAGACCGAGTTCCAGTGGCAGGAGTGA
- a CDS encoding GSU3128 family (seleno)protein: protein MKIRKKILDFEYEEVLDARTRELIRVGCAVAVGCPTULKKHFAGAKEAGATDAELKEALAYGIIAPSGRAKNFVLNLAGELELGD, encoded by the coding sequence ATGAAGATCAGAAAGAAGATCCTCGACTTCGAGTACGAGGAGGTTCTCGACGCCCGGACCCGGGAGCTGATCCGGGTCGGCTGCGCCGTGGCGGTGGGGTGCCCCACCTGACTGAAGAAACACTTCGCGGGCGCGAAGGAAGCAGGCGCAACGGACGCCGAACTGAAGGAAGCCCTCGCCTACGGCATCATCGCACCGTCGGGGCGGGCCAAGAATTTCGTGCTGAATCTGGCCGGGGAGCTGGAACTCGGCGACTGA
- a CDS encoding FUSC family protein has product MGPALRQFAAHQAPQIVRALRGGGAALAALAAATLLKLENPYWAAMTAIIVIQPTRDLLFEKSFYRLVGTAIGSGAGLLLLLSTRSPLLLTIALSLWLAACVGIGNLLDGLRSYAAMMAACTCTIITMSGYQNPSHLVDIAFGRVACIIVGIVISTTVTALFTPRQCGDDLRNRLRRVVGDAVEWLALLLRQGRGEKGVRQEREILMEIAEVEALLGAAGAGSRRFRRQRRHIKSLIASLLSLLAVGRLAGELLARHDGHDRRHGYWREILAGHLDEIAVVLGHPGTANCTAEMAAAAAETREHLPLLGGTLTEIVAAIHLVLADYEPAADSPEKEPANRFVRHRDWQEARRAAVRAALAIAAVGGTWALSGWTKGPLMLMAMSIMLSIFSTKEHPASFVGQIFCGAAVGSAAAVFCRIELLPGVTDPFVTGAVIAPFIVLGVFAMQQRRTAIAATDATLFFIFVTQPGVPVAVVPADLALGAVAMLMGVGSAWLSYRYLVPIDPAIRLRSLLVAIARDIELLTMASPATVERLRARMHHRVLRMVSLATRYDVGHLPLVEGGLAALAIGTCIERLRAAREDGAPAAARLVRETLAPGSDSTAWPRNVATALESAAMTLFGVGGPGSHPSDGEAAGTACDPAVSVDGRPLGWKSRRTPCRI; this is encoded by the coding sequence ATGGGGCCCGCGCTCCGGCAATTCGCCGCCCATCAGGCGCCACAGATAGTCCGCGCCCTCCGCGGCGGCGGCGCCGCCCTTGCCGCCCTGGCGGCCGCCACTCTCCTGAAACTCGAAAACCCCTACTGGGCGGCGATGACGGCGATCATCGTGATCCAGCCCACGCGCGACCTGCTGTTCGAGAAGAGTTTTTACCGCCTGGTCGGTACCGCCATCGGCTCCGGCGCGGGGCTGCTGCTCCTCCTCTCCACCCGGTCGCCCCTCCTGCTCACCATCGCACTCTCCCTCTGGCTTGCCGCCTGCGTCGGCATCGGGAACCTCCTGGACGGTCTCCGTTCCTATGCTGCCATGATGGCGGCCTGCACCTGCACCATCATCACCATGAGCGGTTATCAGAATCCGTCCCATCTGGTCGATATCGCCTTCGGCCGGGTTGCCTGCATCATCGTCGGCATCGTCATCTCCACGACGGTGACGGCGCTCTTTACCCCCCGCCAGTGCGGAGATGATCTCCGGAACCGGCTGCGTCGGGTGGTGGGGGACGCGGTGGAGTGGCTGGCACTGCTGCTGCGCCAGGGGCGGGGAGAAAAGGGGGTTCGGCAGGAACGGGAGATCCTGATGGAGATCGCGGAGGTCGAAGCCCTGCTGGGTGCGGCCGGTGCGGGATCGCGTCGGTTCAGGAGGCAGAGGCGCCATATAAAAAGCCTCATCGCCTCGCTCCTCTCGCTGCTGGCTGTCGGCCGGCTGGCCGGGGAGCTGCTGGCCCGGCACGACGGCCACGACCGTCGCCACGGATACTGGCGGGAGATCCTTGCCGGCCATCTCGACGAGATTGCCGTGGTCCTGGGGCACCCCGGAACGGCGAACTGTACCGCCGAGATGGCTGCGGCAGCGGCCGAGACGAGGGAACATTTACCACTCCTGGGGGGGACGCTGACCGAGATCGTTGCCGCGATACACCTCGTCCTGGCGGATTATGAACCCGCGGCCGATTCCCCCGAGAAGGAGCCGGCGAACCGCTTCGTCCGCCACCGGGACTGGCAGGAGGCGCGCCGGGCGGCGGTCCGCGCGGCCCTCGCCATTGCCGCCGTGGGGGGAACCTGGGCGCTCTCCGGCTGGACAAAGGGGCCGCTGATGCTGATGGCCATGTCGATCATGCTCAGCATCTTTTCCACCAAGGAGCACCCCGCCAGCTTTGTCGGACAGATCTTCTGCGGCGCCGCCGTCGGCTCGGCCGCCGCCGTCTTCTGCCGGATCGAGCTCCTTCCGGGGGTGACCGATCCGTTCGTGACGGGCGCCGTCATCGCCCCCTTCATCGTGCTCGGTGTCTTCGCCATGCAGCAGCGGCGCACGGCCATCGCCGCCACTGACGCCACGCTCTTCTTCATCTTCGTCACGCAGCCGGGAGTGCCGGTGGCCGTCGTTCCCGCCGACCTCGCCCTTGGTGCGGTCGCCATGCTGATGGGGGTGGGGAGCGCCTGGCTCTCCTACCGCTATCTGGTGCCGATCGACCCCGCGATCCGTCTCCGCTCGCTCCTTGTCGCCATTGCCCGGGATATCGAACTCCTGACCATGGCTTCCCCCGCGACGGTGGAGCGGCTGCGGGCCCGGATGCACCACCGGGTGCTCCGGATGGTCTCCCTGGCCACCCGGTATGATGTCGGGCACCTCCCCCTGGTGGAGGGGGGGCTGGCAGCGTTGGCCATCGGCACGTGCATCGAGCGGCTGCGGGCGGCCCGGGAAGACGGAGCGCCGGCGGCTGCCAGGCTTGTCCGGGAGACGCTCGCTCCCGGATCCGATTCCACCGCCTGGCCGCGGAACGTCGCCACGGCGCTCGAAAGCGCCGCCATGACCCTCTTTGGGGTGGGGGGGCCTGGCAGCCATCCTTCCGACGGCGAGGCTGCCGGCACCGCGTGCGACCCGGCCGTTTCTGTCGACGGTCGCCCCCTGGGCTGGAAAAGCCGGAGAACGCCATGCCGTATCTGA
- a CDS encoding HU family DNA-binding protein has product MTKAELVDAVAKSANLTKAAADKAVGAFIGAVSDALKKGDKVTLVGFGSFEVSTRKSRTGRNPQTGKEIKIAAAKVPKFRPGKALKDAVAGKKK; this is encoded by the coding sequence ATGACCAAAGCAGAACTTGTGGATGCCGTAGCGAAATCCGCCAACCTGACGAAGGCGGCTGCTGACAAGGCCGTTGGCGCGTTCATCGGTGCCGTCAGCGACGCGCTCAAGAAGGGGGACAAGGTGACCCTCGTTGGGTTCGGAAGCTTCGAGGTATCCACCCGCAAGTCCCGTACCGGCCGTAACCCCCAGACCGGCAAAGAGATCAAGATCGCCGCTGCCAAAGTTCCCAAGTTCCGTCCGGGCAAGGCCCTCAAGGACGCCGTCGCCGGCAAGAAGAAGTAA
- a CDS encoding lysophospholipid acyltransferase family protein — MLNGLIYLMFFVPLTGVCSLFAVVGSLVDSSGAFAHRCALFWSRVGLMMAGVRLEVVGTENVPAGQSVIFMGNHQGNFDILVLSRAIPRRFSWLAKEELFRIPLFGPAMRRAGYIPIDRSDGRKALRSLDAAAKRIRAGASVIVFPEGTRTADGSLLPFKKGGFILAERAGVPVVPFTINGSMRVNPRNTVKLFRGTIGVRFGAPIATSGEGALTGGDLMERVRTAIESGLEG; from the coding sequence ATGCTTAATGGGTTGATTTATTTGATGTTTTTTGTGCCGCTCACCGGTGTGTGCAGCCTGTTTGCCGTGGTCGGCAGCCTTGTGGATTCCAGCGGGGCCTTCGCCCATCGCTGCGCCCTCTTCTGGAGCCGCGTCGGCCTCATGATGGCCGGCGTGCGTCTGGAGGTCGTCGGGACGGAAAACGTGCCGGCCGGCCAGTCGGTCATCTTCATGGGGAACCACCAGGGGAACTTCGATATCCTCGTCCTCTCCCGCGCCATTCCCCGCCGCTTTTCCTGGCTGGCGAAGGAGGAGCTCTTCCGCATTCCCCTCTTCGGTCCCGCCATGCGGCGCGCCGGCTACATCCCCATCGACCGCAGCGACGGCCGCAAGGCCCTGCGCAGCCTCGATGCGGCGGCGAAGCGGATCAGGGCCGGGGCAAGCGTCATCGTCTTTCCTGAGGGGACCCGTACCGCCGACGGTTCCCTCCTGCCGTTCAAGAAGGGGGGATTCATCCTTGCCGAGCGCGCCGGGGTTCCGGTGGTCCCCTTCACCATCAACGGGAGCATGCGGGTCAATCCGCGGAACACCGTGAAGCTCTTCCGCGGGACCATCGGGGTCCGGTTCGGCGCGCCGATTGCGACGTCCGGCGAGGGCGCCCTCACGGGGGGGGACCTCATGGAGCGGGTGCGGACCGCCATCGAGTCGGGGCTGGAGGGATAA
- a CDS encoding single-stranded DNA-binding protein: MASLNKVMLIGNLGKDPEVRYTPAGTAVASFSLATSEKFKNKNGEWEERTEWHNVVLWGRQAEVAGEYLSKGKTVYIEGRLQTRKWQDKDGRDRWSTEVVGEKMQMLSARGEGGGRPAGRGGDAGFSGGPGFDEPAFNPDDDIPF, from the coding sequence ATGGCCAGCCTCAATAAAGTCATGCTGATCGGCAACCTCGGCAAAGACCCCGAAGTCCGCTACACCCCCGCGGGCACCGCGGTGGCCAGCTTCTCCCTCGCCACGAGCGAGAAGTTCAAGAACAAGAACGGCGAGTGGGAGGAACGGACCGAGTGGCACAACGTGGTCCTCTGGGGACGCCAGGCAGAAGTGGCCGGCGAGTACCTCTCGAAGGGGAAAACGGTCTACATCGAGGGACGGCTCCAGACCCGCAAATGGCAGGACAAGGATGGCCGCGACCGGTGGAGCACCGAGGTCGTCGGCGAGAAGATGCAGATGCTCAGCGCCCGCGGCGAAGGGGGCGGACGCCCCGCCGGCCGTGGCGGAGATGCCGGTTTCAGCGGCGGCCCCGGTTTTGACGAGCCCGCCTTCAACCCGGACGACGACATCCCCTTCTAG